Proteins from a genomic interval of Sphingomonas sp. Y38-1Y:
- the rpmI gene encoding 50S ribosomal protein L35: MPKMKTKSGVKKRFKFTATGKVKHGVAGKRHRLISHNAKYIRQNRGTSVLSDADAGHVRLWAPYGLK, encoded by the coding sequence ATGCCCAAGATGAAGACCAAGAGCGGTGTGAAGAAGCGCTTCAAATTCACCGCGACGGGCAAGGTGAAGCACGGCGTCGCCGGCAAGCGCCACCGCCTGATCAGCCACAACGCGAAGTATATTCGCCAGAATCGTGGCACCAGCGTGCTGTCGGATGCGGATGCCGGTCACGTGCGCCTCTGGGCGCCGTACGGCCTGAAGTAA
- a CDS encoding DUF6931 family protein has translation MTGWTSVKLTQARQVQALMDPSATDAWADEAVSTADAYAALREAGEHGDAVDFIAHALPRLEALAWGARVLDEETRRESIPVRDRQALDHVLRFLGDPSDAARRGCQAAAEAAGERAPERLIALAAFFSGGSISQPELPAVLAPPETTGRLAGTAVRLAAHRSGGPERVIARALELAERVADRGLAGLATE, from the coding sequence ATGACCGGCTGGACGAGCGTAAAGCTGACACAGGCGCGCCAGGTGCAGGCGCTGATGGACCCGTCCGCCACCGATGCCTGGGCGGACGAGGCGGTCTCGACTGCCGACGCCTATGCCGCGCTGCGCGAGGCGGGCGAGCATGGCGACGCCGTCGACTTCATCGCCCATGCGCTACCGCGGCTGGAGGCGCTTGCCTGGGGCGCGCGCGTCCTCGACGAGGAAACACGGCGGGAGTCGATCCCGGTCCGTGATCGTCAGGCGCTCGATCACGTCCTGCGCTTCCTCGGCGATCCCAGCGATGCCGCGCGCCGTGGCTGTCAGGCGGCGGCAGAAGCAGCGGGCGAGCGCGCGCCCGAACGCCTGATCGCGCTCGCCGCCTTCTTCTCGGGTGGCAGCATCTCCCAACCCGAATTGCCGGCCGTGCTGGCGCCGCCGGAGACCACCGGACGCCTGGCGGGCACCGCCGTGCGGCTGGCCGCGCATCGAAGCGGCGGGCCCGAGCGCGTGATTGCGCGCGCGCTCGAACTTGCTGAGCGGGTCGCCGATCGCGGGTTGGCGGGGCTTGCCACCGAATGA
- the rplT gene encoding 50S ribosomal protein L20 has protein sequence MARVKRGVTTRAKHKRILEQAKGYYGRRKNTIRIARQAVEKAGQYAYRDRKVKKRTFRGLWIQRINAGVRAEGLTYSQFMHGLKLAGIELDRKVLADIAMHEGEAFSAIVAQAKKALPQAA, from the coding sequence ATGGCACGAGTGAAGCGCGGCGTTACGACGCGGGCGAAGCACAAGCGGATCCTGGAACAGGCGAAGGGCTATTATGGCCGTCGCAAGAACACGATCCGTATCGCGCGTCAGGCGGTCGAGAAGGCCGGCCAGTACGCGTATCGCGACCGCAAGGTTAAGAAGCGGACGTTCCGCGGCCTCTGGATCCAGCGTATCAACGCCGGTGTCCGCGCCGAGGGTCTGACCTATTCGCAGTTCATGCACGGCCTGAAGCTGGCGGGCATCGAACTCGATCGGAAGGTGCTGGCCGACATCGCGATGCACGAGGGCGAAGCCTTCTCCGCGATCGTCGCTCAGGCGAAGAAGGCGCTGCCGCAGGCCGCGTAA
- a CDS encoding OmpA family protein, which translates to MRQSFYHIPLLGLIAATSTPVLAQQSEPSVESYLCTFAGKCGDQAAEPEAETRAAPETRGFRIARPGARQETTAAPETRGFRVARPGVRQTTPAPETKGFRVANPVAARPVAAPVGTRRSVAVARPASRPMAPRAVAAPAANSGRADLSIGFELGSDRMTSAGVAKARIFAQSLMLPELSSKRFAIEGHTDSSGDQAANVALSSRRAQAVADYLVGQGVDRGRLEVKGVGPASPLPGHRASDPANRRVEAALIS; encoded by the coding sequence ATGCGCCAGTCATTTTATCATATTCCGCTACTTGGCCTGATCGCGGCGACTTCGACGCCTGTGCTTGCGCAGCAGAGCGAGCCATCGGTCGAAAGCTATCTTTGCACCTTCGCCGGCAAGTGCGGCGACCAGGCAGCGGAGCCGGAGGCCGAGACGCGCGCCGCGCCGGAAACGCGCGGGTTCCGCATCGCCCGTCCGGGCGCGCGGCAGGAGACGACGGCGGCACCCGAGACGCGCGGCTTCCGCGTCGCACGCCCGGGTGTGCGCCAGACGACCCCGGCGCCGGAGACCAAGGGCTTCCGCGTCGCCAATCCGGTTGCGGCCCGGCCCGTGGCGGCGCCGGTCGGTACGCGCCGATCGGTCGCAGTCGCACGGCCCGCGTCGCGGCCGATGGCACCACGCGCCGTTGCCGCGCCCGCGGCGAACAGCGGCCGCGCCGACCTGTCGATCGGGTTCGAGCTCGGCTCGGATCGGATGACTTCGGCGGGTGTCGCCAAGGCACGCATTTTCGCCCAGTCGCTGATGCTGCCCGAGCTTTCGAGCAAGCGCTTCGCGATCGAGGGGCATACCGACAGCTCGGGCGACCAAGCGGCGAACGTCGCGTTGTCGTCGCGGCGTGCGCAGGCGGTCGCCGACTATCTTGTCGGGCAGGGCGTCGATCGCGGCCGGCTTGAGGTGAAGGGCGTCGGACCGGCCTCGCCGCTGCCCGGCCACCGCGCCAGCGATCCGGCCAATCGCCGGGTAGAGGCGGCGCTGATTTCCTGA
- a CDS encoding glucose 1-dehydrogenase produces MSDLIDMIHEDGLPGHESELEPKPEWQPRYPGSGRLEGKVAIVTGADSGIGRAVAALYAREGADVAVLYLCEHDDAEKTAEIVRGEGRRALTIAGDVGDKAFCEAAVSQVVGEFGRLDIVVNNAGEQHPDPDITDITEDQLRRTFQTNIFGMFFMVQAAMPHLKEGAAIVNCTSVTMYQGEKELLDYSSTKGAITAFTRSLSENLIGKGIRVNAVAPGPIWTPLNPSGGATKEKLKSFGEGTPIGRAGQPNEVAPSFLFLACDDASYMSGQVLHPNGGTVVNG; encoded by the coding sequence ATGAGCGATCTGATCGACATGATCCACGAGGATGGCCTGCCCGGCCACGAGTCCGAGCTGGAGCCCAAGCCCGAGTGGCAGCCGCGCTATCCGGGCTCCGGCCGGCTGGAAGGCAAGGTGGCGATCGTCACCGGCGCCGACAGCGGCATCGGCCGCGCGGTCGCGGCACTCTACGCGCGTGAGGGTGCGGACGTCGCCGTGCTGTACCTGTGCGAGCATGACGATGCGGAGAAGACCGCGGAGATCGTGCGCGGCGAGGGCCGGCGCGCGCTGACGATCGCGGGCGACGTCGGCGACAAGGCGTTCTGCGAGGCGGCGGTCAGCCAGGTCGTCGGCGAGTTCGGCCGCCTCGACATCGTCGTCAACAATGCCGGCGAGCAGCACCCCGACCCGGACATCACCGACATCACCGAGGATCAGCTTCGCCGCACGTTCCAGACCAACATCTTCGGCATGTTCTTCATGGTGCAGGCGGCGATGCCGCACCTGAAGGAAGGCGCCGCGATCGTGAATTGTACGTCGGTGACGATGTATCAGGGCGAGAAGGAACTGCTCGACTATTCGTCGACCAAGGGGGCGATCACCGCGTTCACGCGCAGCCTGTCGGAGAATTTGATCGGCAAGGGCATCCGCGTGAATGCCGTCGCGCCGGGCCCGATCTGGACGCCACTCAATCCGTCGGGCGGCGCCACGAAAGAGAAGCTCAAGAGCTTTGGCGAGGGGACGCCGATCGGGCGTGCGGGGCAGCCGAACGAGGTGGCGCCGTCGTTCCTGTTCCTGGCTTGCGACGATGCGAGCTACATGTCGGGGCAGGTGCTGCATCCGAACGGCGGGACGGTGGTGAACGGTTGA
- a CDS encoding inositol monophosphatase family protein, which yields MPVSQADIDLAHRLADAAGSVIRPYFRGEFGLETKGDQSPVTLADKEAEAAMRRLLDAERSGDGIVGEEYGEKASVTGRQWILDPIDGTRSFTVGRAIFGTLIALVEDGWPVLGIIDQPVQRERWIGVAGRDTLFNGKPARTRPCPSLEGAIVATTSPHLFAEGDVPHFMSLVRAVSKGSPRQGPVYGGDCYNYGLLASGHLDIVAESGLKLYDFAALVPVVEGAGGRMCDWNGDPLTAASEGHVLAIGDAARTDEVLEAIRGVEDDHDHEHL from the coding sequence ATGCCCGTCAGCCAAGCCGATATCGATCTCGCCCACCGTCTCGCCGATGCGGCGGGCTCGGTGATCCGTCCTTATTTCCGCGGTGAGTTCGGGCTCGAGACGAAGGGTGACCAGTCACCCGTCACCCTCGCCGACAAGGAAGCCGAAGCGGCGATGCGGCGGCTGCTCGACGCCGAACGCTCGGGCGACGGGATCGTCGGCGAGGAATATGGCGAGAAGGCCAGCGTTACCGGTCGCCAGTGGATCCTCGACCCGATCGACGGGACGCGCAGCTTCACCGTCGGGCGCGCGATCTTCGGCACGCTGATCGCGCTGGTCGAGGATGGCTGGCCGGTGCTGGGCATCATCGACCAGCCGGTGCAGCGCGAGCGGTGGATCGGCGTCGCCGGGCGCGACACGCTGTTCAACGGCAAGCCGGCGCGTACGCGGCCATGCCCGTCGCTGGAGGGCGCGATCGTGGCGACCACCAGCCCGCATCTGTTCGCCGAGGGGGACGTGCCGCACTTCATGTCGCTGGTCCGCGCCGTGTCCAAGGGGTCGCCGCGGCAGGGACCGGTCTATGGCGGTGACTGCTACAATTACGGCCTGCTGGCGAGCGGGCATCTGGATATCGTCGCCGAATCCGGGCTCAAGCTCTACGACTTCGCGGCGCTGGTGCCGGTGGTCGAAGGGGCCGGCGGGCGGATGTGCGACTGGAACGGCGACCCGCTGACCGCGGCGAGCGAGGGCCATGTCCTGGCGATCGGCGATGCGGCGCGCACCGACGAGGTGCTGGAGGCCATCCGCGGCGTCGAGGACGATCACGACCACGAACATCTCTGA
- the tagH gene encoding type VI secretion system-associated FHA domain protein TagH — translation MTLTLLIRNQARLDNGMPTEFVLHRRGAVIGRSPTCDWSLPDARNYISSRHCEINFDNGSYTLTDVSTNGTYLNGAQERMVAQRVLRPGDVIQIGQYEVVVSLSDEATASIERGDAASAARRDGDWGGWEASAGVAPPPPPPPEATPSGWASPPVPGSGWDSAPASGWGVPAASPAPPPSEGWGAPPAAAPPSGDGWAPPPAAERWASPTPAPAAPMTGQAGWSPSMRAPDPPAASVWSPPPPPAEPASAWSSAAPDRPRDPAPDDVWGKIAEGNVVDWARGGFGQPIAAPPPLPATAAEANWSDAPGAAAWAAARPPVEPRQPTLPPGAAMPAAAATPPANAASDVAALARGAGLPPDKLAADPALVERAGALMRRLVAGLVLMVEARARAKSQMGADATGFEFDGNNPIKFARTPEEAVASLLNPPQRGFMPAERAIEDAFLDLQSHQMATLKAMQGALKSTLDRFSPNAIKGRAEAKGLLQRILPGGRDAALWAAYEREFGGVAQGSDEAFMEVFAREFRKAYEEQSRQAKARR, via the coding sequence ATGACGCTGACGCTGTTGATCCGCAATCAGGCGCGACTAGACAACGGCATGCCGACCGAGTTCGTGCTGCACCGGCGCGGCGCGGTGATCGGCCGGTCGCCGACCTGCGACTGGAGCCTGCCCGACGCGCGCAACTATATCTCGTCGCGGCACTGCGAGATCAACTTCGACAATGGCAGCTACACGCTGACCGACGTGTCGACCAACGGCACCTACCTCAACGGCGCGCAGGAGCGGATGGTCGCGCAGCGCGTGCTCCGCCCCGGCGACGTCATCCAGATCGGCCAATACGAGGTCGTCGTCAGCCTAAGCGACGAGGCCACCGCCTCGATCGAGCGCGGCGACGCGGCGAGCGCTGCCAGGCGGGACGGCGATTGGGGCGGGTGGGAAGCGAGCGCCGGCGTCGCCCCGCCGCCCCCGCCACCGCCCGAGGCGACGCCGTCGGGCTGGGCATCGCCGCCCGTGCCCGGCAGCGGCTGGGACTCGGCACCCGCCAGCGGCTGGGGCGTCCCCGCCGCGTCGCCGGCGCCGCCCCCCTCGGAGGGTTGGGGCGCACCACCGGCAGCGGCGCCGCCGTCCGGTGATGGCTGGGCACCGCCGCCGGCTGCGGAGCGCTGGGCGTCGCCCACGCCCGCCCCAGCCGCGCCGATGACCGGTCAGGCAGGCTGGTCGCCGTCGATGCGCGCGCCCGATCCGCCGGCCGCATCGGTCTGGTCGCCGCCCCCGCCGCCCGCCGAGCCCGCTTCCGCCTGGTCGAGCGCCGCACCCGACCGACCGCGCGATCCCGCGCCCGACGACGTGTGGGGCAAGATCGCCGAGGGCAACGTCGTCGACTGGGCACGCGGCGGCTTCGGCCAGCCGATCGCCGCGCCGCCGCCCCTCCCCGCCACCGCCGCCGAAGCCAACTGGAGCGACGCCCCCGGCGCCGCCGCCTGGGCCGCCGCGCGGCCGCCGGTGGAGCCGCGCCAACCGACGCTGCCGCCCGGCGCAGCGATGCCGGCGGCGGCCGCCACACCCCCCGCAAACGCAGCGAGCGACGTCGCCGCGCTTGCCCGCGGCGCCGGCCTGCCCCCCGACAAGCTCGCCGCCGACCCCGCGCTCGTCGAGCGCGCGGGCGCGCTGATGCGCCGCTTGGTCGCCGGGCTGGTGCTGATGGTCGAGGCTCGCGCCCGCGCCAAGTCTCAGATGGGCGCCGACGCCACCGGCTTCGAATTCGACGGCAACAACCCGATCAAGTTCGCCCGCACGCCGGAGGAAGCGGTGGCGAGCCTCCTCAACCCGCCCCAGCGCGGCTTCATGCCCGCCGAGCGCGCGATCGAGGACGCGTTCCTAGACCTGCAATCGCACCAGATGGCGACGCTGAAGGCGATGCAGGGCGCGCTCAAGTCGACGCTCGACCGCTTCTCCCCCAACGCCATCAAGGGGCGCGCCGAGGCCAAGGGGCTGCTTCAGCGCATCCTGCCCGGTGGCCGCGATGCCGCGCTCTGGGCGGCGTATGAGCGTGAATTCGGCGGCGTGGCGCAGGGGTCGGACGAAGCCTTCATGGAAGTCTTCGCGCGTGAGTTCCGAAAGGCTTACGAGGAGCAATCGCGCCAGGCCAAGGCGCGACGTTGA
- a CDS encoding fumarate hydratase, which produces MTVTIRTADLIDSVADALQFISYFHPMDYIRALGDAYEAEQGPAAKDAIAQILTNSRMCAEGHRPICQDTGIVNVFVEWGMDCRLDDTSRSLQDVVDEGVRRAYLHPENKLRASVLADPAFTRRNTKDNTPCVLNVTMVPGSKVSVDVAAKGGGSENKSKFKMMNPSDSIVDWVVEMLPQMGAGWCPPGMLGIGIGGTAEHCVLLAKKALMEPIDMAQLKLRGPQNDIEALRIEIFDRVNALGIGAQGLGGLSTILDVKIMDAPCHAAGKPVAMIPNCAATRHAHFTLDGSGPAYLEAPDLEAWPKVDWKPDAAAIRVDLDTLTPADVQGWKQGDRLLLNGKMLTGRDAAHKRIKDMLDAGQELPVEFKGRVIYYVGPVDPVGEEVVGPAGPTTATRMDKFTRMMLDQGLLAMVGKAERGPAATDAIRDAKSAYLMAVGGAAYLVARAIKGSKVVGFEDLGMEAIYEFEVKDFPVTVAVDAEGNNVHQLAPLVWREKIARERLLEKV; this is translated from the coding sequence ATGACCGTCACTATCCGCACCGCAGACCTGATCGACAGCGTCGCCGACGCGCTCCAGTTCATCAGCTATTTTCATCCGATGGATTACATCCGCGCGCTGGGCGATGCCTATGAGGCGGAGCAAGGCCCGGCGGCCAAGGACGCGATCGCACAGATCCTGACCAACAGCCGCATGTGTGCCGAGGGGCACCGGCCGATCTGTCAGGACACCGGCATCGTCAACGTCTTCGTCGAATGGGGCATGGACTGCCGCCTGGATGATACGAGCCGGTCGCTCCAGGACGTCGTCGACGAAGGCGTACGGCGCGCCTACCTCCATCCGGAAAACAAGCTGCGTGCGTCGGTGCTCGCCGACCCGGCTTTCACCCGGCGGAACACCAAGGACAACACGCCCTGCGTCCTCAACGTGACGATGGTGCCGGGTTCGAAGGTATCCGTCGATGTCGCGGCAAAGGGCGGCGGCAGCGAGAACAAGTCCAAGTTCAAGATGATGAACCCCTCCGACTCGATCGTCGACTGGGTGGTGGAGATGCTGCCGCAGATGGGCGCGGGCTGGTGCCCGCCGGGGATGCTGGGCATCGGCATCGGCGGTACGGCCGAGCATTGCGTGCTGCTCGCCAAGAAGGCGCTGATGGAGCCGATCGACATGGCGCAGTTGAAGCTGCGCGGACCGCAGAACGATATCGAGGCGCTGCGGATCGAGATCTTCGATCGCGTCAACGCGCTCGGCATCGGTGCGCAGGGGCTGGGCGGGCTCTCCACCATCCTCGACGTCAAGATCATGGATGCGCCGTGCCACGCCGCGGGCAAGCCGGTGGCGATGATCCCCAATTGCGCCGCGACGCGCCACGCGCACTTCACGCTCGACGGGTCGGGGCCCGCCTATCTGGAGGCGCCCGACCTCGAAGCCTGGCCCAAGGTCGACTGGAAGCCCGACGCCGCGGCGATCCGCGTCGACCTCGACACGCTGACGCCCGCCGATGTCCAGGGTTGGAAGCAAGGCGACCGGCTGCTCCTCAACGGTAAGATGCTGACCGGCCGCGATGCCGCGCACAAGCGGATCAAGGACATGCTCGATGCCGGGCAGGAACTGCCGGTCGAGTTCAAGGGCCGCGTGATCTATTATGTCGGGCCGGTCGATCCGGTCGGCGAGGAGGTCGTCGGTCCGGCGGGTCCGACCACCGCGACGCGGATGGACAAGTTCACGCGCATGATGCTCGACCAGGGCCTCCTCGCGATGGTGGGCAAGGCCGAGCGCGGCCCCGCCGCCACCGATGCGATCCGCGATGCCAAGTCGGCCTATCTGATGGCGGTCGGCGGCGCGGCCTATCTCGTCGCGCGCGCGATCAAGGGATCGAAGGTCGTCGGGTTCGAGGACCTGGGCATGGAGGCGATCTACGAGTTCGAAGTGAAGGACTTCCCCGTGACCGTCGCGGTCGATGCCGAAGGCAACAACGTCCACCAGCTCGCGCCGCTGGTCTGGCGCGAGAAGATCGCGCGGGAGCGACTGCTCGAAAAGGTTTGA
- a CDS encoding type VI secretion system Vgr family protein: MPQARQTDMAIDLGDEQVVLERIESVEALSEDFLIAADIISPLEIDLGPHLGKPCHLRVREDDELVRHFDGLLVAATHEREETDGHHYRLTLMPWTYFIDQNRQMAIFQDKTAIEIIREVLLPYEERVDYTALSRPRDKRIYTVQYRESDFAFVRRLMEEEGIYFFYRHHASGHRLVLCESPQAHRPGNPEALTYNPNSVSVFNVDSGVRFDEDGGHFLQSWSERVSTVATSSVILRDFDFTEPGRPLDAEFVAEGKHPSDESERFDYPGRYQHDYLDHAKAKGFGRDKAQAALEALRADRRVFTGTSQATGVSVGDIVKIARHPVGRFNASYLVTRAEHSIAAESYRSGQRGQEQPYNVRFEAIPADTRFQSPRVMPRPRTHGLESAFVTGPQGEEIYTDEFGRVKVRFHWDRGEAQHEKTSCWIRVSQTGGLGNVILPRVGHEVLVDFLDGDPDRPIVVGRVFNRQHMPLYKLPEHKTRALWRTKRYGDTGRYPDTKALDTGEPGANEIRFEDKGGHEEIFVHAERDMNSRIRFDESIHVGHNQEVMIGFDRTEYVGRDEVVQIGRHQTDTIAKNRKQSVGVDETLDVGSNQTETVGAKRSTKVGSSDQLTVGTSLKVDAGTTIAEQAPQSITLTSGPSSIKIDPSGITIKGPIIKIEATAILDAKGAITNVSGSAMVTVKGGIIMIN, encoded by the coding sequence ATGCCACAGGCCAGGCAGACCGACATGGCGATCGACCTTGGCGACGAGCAGGTGGTGCTCGAACGTATCGAGTCGGTCGAGGCCTTGAGCGAAGACTTCCTCATCGCCGCCGACATCATCTCGCCGCTCGAGATCGACTTGGGACCGCACCTCGGCAAGCCATGTCATCTGCGGGTTCGCGAGGATGACGAGCTCGTCCGCCATTTCGACGGGCTACTCGTCGCGGCGACTCACGAGCGCGAAGAAACGGACGGTCATCATTACCGCCTGACGTTGATGCCATGGACCTATTTCATCGACCAGAACCGACAGATGGCGATCTTTCAGGACAAGACCGCGATCGAGATCATCCGGGAGGTGCTGCTCCCTTATGAGGAACGGGTCGACTACACGGCGCTTTCCCGTCCGCGGGACAAACGCATCTACACCGTCCAGTATCGCGAGAGCGACTTCGCCTTTGTCCGCCGGCTGATGGAAGAAGAGGGCATCTACTTCTTCTATCGGCACCACGCGAGTGGTCACCGGCTGGTGCTGTGCGAAAGTCCGCAGGCCCATCGGCCGGGCAATCCGGAAGCGCTGACCTATAATCCGAACTCGGTGTCCGTCTTCAACGTCGATTCGGGCGTGCGTTTCGACGAGGATGGCGGTCACTTCCTGCAAAGCTGGTCGGAACGAGTGTCGACGGTCGCGACGAGCAGCGTGATCCTGCGCGATTTCGACTTCACCGAGCCCGGCCGGCCGCTCGATGCCGAGTTCGTGGCCGAGGGGAAGCATCCCTCCGACGAAAGCGAGCGGTTCGACTATCCCGGCCGCTACCAGCACGACTACCTCGATCACGCCAAGGCTAAGGGGTTCGGCCGCGACAAGGCCCAGGCGGCGCTGGAGGCGCTGCGCGCCGATCGCCGCGTGTTCACCGGGACGTCGCAGGCGACGGGCGTCTCGGTCGGCGACATCGTCAAGATCGCGCGCCATCCTGTCGGTCGCTTCAACGCGAGCTATCTCGTCACCCGCGCCGAACACAGCATCGCCGCCGAAAGCTATCGCTCGGGCCAGCGTGGCCAGGAGCAGCCGTACAATGTCCGGTTCGAGGCGATCCCCGCCGACACCCGCTTCCAGTCGCCGCGCGTCATGCCGCGCCCGCGCACGCACGGCCTCGAATCCGCGTTCGTCACTGGGCCGCAGGGCGAGGAAATCTACACCGACGAGTTCGGGCGCGTGAAGGTCCGCTTCCACTGGGATCGGGGCGAGGCGCAGCACGAGAAGACCAGCTGCTGGATCCGCGTGTCGCAGACGGGCGGCCTGGGCAACGTCATCCTGCCGCGCGTGGGGCACGAGGTGTTGGTCGACTTCCTCGACGGCGACCCCGATCGGCCGATCGTCGTCGGCCGCGTGTTCAACCGCCAGCACATGCCGCTCTACAAGCTGCCCGAGCACAAGACGCGCGCGCTTTGGCGAACGAAGCGCTATGGCGACACCGGCCGCTATCCCGATACCAAGGCGCTCGACACTGGCGAACCCGGCGCCAACGAGATCCGGTTCGAGGACAAGGGCGGACACGAAGAGATCTTCGTCCATGCCGAGCGCGACATGAACTCGCGTATCCGCTTCGACGAATCGATCCATGTCGGCCACAATCAGGAAGTGATGATCGGCTTCGATCGCACCGAATATGTCGGGCGGGACGAGGTGGTCCAGATCGGACGTCACCAGACCGACACGATCGCCAAGAACCGCAAGCAGTCCGTCGGTGTCGACGAGACGCTGGACGTCGGCAGCAATCAGACCGAGACCGTTGGTGCCAAGCGATCGACGAAGGTCGGCAGCTCCGACCAGTTGACGGTCGGCACGTCGCTCAAGGTCGATGCGGGCACGACGATCGCCGAACAGGCGCCGCAATCGATCACGCTGACGTCCGGCCCTTCCTCGATCAAGATCGATCCTTCGGGCATCACGATCAAGGGCCCGATCATCAAGATCGAGGCGACCGCGATCCTCGATGCCAAGGGCGCGATCACCAATGTCAGCGGCAGTGCGATGGTGACCGTCAAGGGCGGCATCATCATGATTAATTGA